A single genomic interval of Macadamia integrifolia cultivar HAES 741 chromosome 6, SCU_Mint_v3, whole genome shotgun sequence harbors:
- the LOC122082378 gene encoding rho GTPase-activating protein 3 isoform X1 yields the protein MMTQLFRSKSCRLGGGMMVLNYSPPSPSLYLTNDEDEEYEEEEEFEDDDDEEEEDEYFMNPISTPLIVTAGRRERSTNRKDQHHQFPILAILVAALRKSLVTCTVDRQDISSMDISWPTDFRHVSHVTFDRFNGFLGLPVEFEPEVPRRVPSASASVFGVSAESMQCSYDHRGNSIPTILLMMQRRMYLEGGLQAEGIFRINADNSHEEYVRDQLNQGVVAHGIDVHCLAGLIKAWFRELPTGVLDSLTPDQVMHCNTEEDCAQLVRLLPPTEAALLDWAINLMSDVVQYEHLNKMNARNIAMVFAPNMTQMADPLTALIHAVQVMNFLKTLILKNLREREESADEARLSSSSCSPDNKDEPPSPMLNRETIATTGVCDGTVVSPNILRSPSNGESGNDTEERLWSFTKSKADLEPESTSWNDTDVKCNIGSVGNDCRGDYSGREVEGFLDRLSLRKGVKKLCSHPVFQLSKPVKKPENLGIVNSRGRGGEAWAQDGCLSPGM from the exons ATGATGACTCAACTCTTCAGATCTAAGTCTTGTAGACTTGGAGGGGGGATGATGGTTTTGAACTACTCTCCCCCGAGTCCCTCTCTATATCTCACTAATGATGAAGACGAAGAAtatgaagaggaagaggagttcgaagatgacgacgatgaggaagaagaagatgagtatTTTATGAATCCCATTTCAACTCCATTGATTGTTACGGCGGGAAGGAGAGAGCGGAGTACGAATAGGAAAGATCAGCATCACCAGTTCCCAATTTTGGCGATTCTGGTTGCGGCTCTGAGGAAGTCGCTGGTTACCTGTACTGTAGACAGGCAAGATATTAGTTCCATGGATATCAGTTGGCCGACTGATTTCCGCCATGTCTCCCATGTTACCTTCGATCGCTTCAACGGTTTTCTTGGTTTGCCTGTTGAGTTCGAGCCCGAAGTTCCCAGGAGGGTTCCCAGTGCCAG TGCAAGTGTATTTGGAGTTTCTGCAGAGTCTATGCAATGTTCCTATGATCACAGGGGAAACAGCATACCAACAATTCTTCTCATGATGCAAAGGCGCATGTATTTGGAAGGAGGCCTTCAa GCAGAAGGAATATTCCGAATCAATGCGGATAATAGCCATGAGGAGTATGTCCGGGACCAGCTAAACCAGGGTGTTGTTGCCCATGGAATTGATGTGCATTGTTTGGCAGGTTTGATAAAG GCATGGTTTAGAGAACTCCCTACAGGGGTACTTGACTCTCTTACACCAGATCAGGTAATGCACTGCAACACGGAAGAAGATTGCGCTCAACTTGTAAGATTACTGCCTCCAACAGAGGCTGCATTGCTCGATTGGGCCATCAATCTGATGTCAGATGTCGTGCAGTATGAACATCTGAACAAGATGAATGCCCGCAACATAGCTATGGTTTTTGCACCCAATATGACTCAG ATGGCAGATCCTTTAACTGCACTGATCCATGCAGTTCAAGTGATGAACTTTCTGAAGACTCTGATCCTGAAAAACCTTCGTGAGAGAGAAGAATCAGCTGATGAGGCTAGATTATCATCATCTTCATGCTCTCCAGACAATAAAGATGAACCGCCGTCACCAATGCTAAACAGGGAAACTATTGCAACAACTGGTGTTTGTGATGGAACCGTTGTCTCACCTAACATTCTCAGAAGCCCCAGCAATGGTGAATCGGGAAATGATACTGAGGAGAGGTTGTGGAGCTTTACCAAGAGCAAAGCTGATCTGGAACCTGAATCTACTTCCTGGAATGACACAGATGTGAAGTGCAACATTGGTTCTGTAGGAAATGACTGTAGAGGTGATTACAGTGGTAGGGAAGTTGAGGGGTTCTTGGATAGACTGAGCTTGAGAAAAGGAGTGAAAAAGCTCTGCAGTCACCCGGTCTTTCAGTTGAGTAAGCCGGTCAAAAAGCCTGAAAATCTTGGCATTGTAAATAGTAGGGGAAGGGGTGGAGAGGCTTGGGCACAAGATGGTTGCTTGAGTCCGGGCATGTAA
- the LOC122082378 gene encoding rho GTPase-activating protein 3 isoform X2: MMTQLFRSKSCRLGGGMMVLNYSPPSPSLYLTNDEDEEYEEEEEFEDDDDEEEEDEYFMNPISTPLIVTAGRRERSTNRKDQHHQFPILAILVAALRKSLVTCTVDRQDISSMDISWPTDFRHVSHVTFDRFNGFLGLPVEFEPEVPRRVPSASASVFGVSAESMQCSYDHRGNSIPTILLMMQRRMYLEGGLQAEGIFRINADNSHEEYVRDQLNQGVVAHGIDVHCLAGLIKMADPLTALIHAVQVMNFLKTLILKNLREREESADEARLSSSSCSPDNKDEPPSPMLNRETIATTGVCDGTVVSPNILRSPSNGESGNDTEERLWSFTKSKADLEPESTSWNDTDVKCNIGSVGNDCRGDYSGREVEGFLDRLSLRKGVKKLCSHPVFQLSKPVKKPENLGIVNSRGRGGEAWAQDGCLSPGM; the protein is encoded by the exons ATGATGACTCAACTCTTCAGATCTAAGTCTTGTAGACTTGGAGGGGGGATGATGGTTTTGAACTACTCTCCCCCGAGTCCCTCTCTATATCTCACTAATGATGAAGACGAAGAAtatgaagaggaagaggagttcgaagatgacgacgatgaggaagaagaagatgagtatTTTATGAATCCCATTTCAACTCCATTGATTGTTACGGCGGGAAGGAGAGAGCGGAGTACGAATAGGAAAGATCAGCATCACCAGTTCCCAATTTTGGCGATTCTGGTTGCGGCTCTGAGGAAGTCGCTGGTTACCTGTACTGTAGACAGGCAAGATATTAGTTCCATGGATATCAGTTGGCCGACTGATTTCCGCCATGTCTCCCATGTTACCTTCGATCGCTTCAACGGTTTTCTTGGTTTGCCTGTTGAGTTCGAGCCCGAAGTTCCCAGGAGGGTTCCCAGTGCCAG TGCAAGTGTATTTGGAGTTTCTGCAGAGTCTATGCAATGTTCCTATGATCACAGGGGAAACAGCATACCAACAATTCTTCTCATGATGCAAAGGCGCATGTATTTGGAAGGAGGCCTTCAa GCAGAAGGAATATTCCGAATCAATGCGGATAATAGCCATGAGGAGTATGTCCGGGACCAGCTAAACCAGGGTGTTGTTGCCCATGGAATTGATGTGCATTGTTTGGCAGGTTTGATAAAG ATGGCAGATCCTTTAACTGCACTGATCCATGCAGTTCAAGTGATGAACTTTCTGAAGACTCTGATCCTGAAAAACCTTCGTGAGAGAGAAGAATCAGCTGATGAGGCTAGATTATCATCATCTTCATGCTCTCCAGACAATAAAGATGAACCGCCGTCACCAATGCTAAACAGGGAAACTATTGCAACAACTGGTGTTTGTGATGGAACCGTTGTCTCACCTAACATTCTCAGAAGCCCCAGCAATGGTGAATCGGGAAATGATACTGAGGAGAGGTTGTGGAGCTTTACCAAGAGCAAAGCTGATCTGGAACCTGAATCTACTTCCTGGAATGACACAGATGTGAAGTGCAACATTGGTTCTGTAGGAAATGACTGTAGAGGTGATTACAGTGGTAGGGAAGTTGAGGGGTTCTTGGATAGACTGAGCTTGAGAAAAGGAGTGAAAAAGCTCTGCAGTCACCCGGTCTTTCAGTTGAGTAAGCCGGTCAAAAAGCCTGAAAATCTTGGCATTGTAAATAGTAGGGGAAGGGGTGGAGAGGCTTGGGCACAAGATGGTTGCTTGAGTCCGGGCATGTAA